In a single window of the Natrialba magadii ATCC 43099 genome:
- the dacB gene encoding D-alanyl-D-alanine carboxypeptidase/D-alanyl-D-alanine endopeptidase: MSRNEQRPTEQAPSESQSESLVESVFPNLDRISASVYAADLRTGEPIVAANPNIPLLPASNTKLVTAARAFDELGPAYRFETTLHADGPIQEGHLLGDLVLTGYGAADLSQGDLLALAEDIADAGIDTVAGELVIDASAFDRQSLGPGWTWDDGQFEYGAKSTPLALERNTVDITVSHRNGSVTVDASPTSEIVRIESDVTTGPTEQLEVYKKRASEVIRVEGQIPPGETTVEASPVDDPMMHAGSLLRQALESTGVTIDGWTRIEHDPVDTDGPPCAAVESSPLSAQVRTMLVTSDNFVAEQLARTVALELDGEGSWNAWETHVNDFLEARGADAAHLRDGSGLSRYNLLSASGIAAVLEWSLDQPWGDRYRRSLPLAGVEGTVSNRLEDAPLPVRAKTGTLTGVRTLSGYVENRENEPEIVFSCLLSNLTGEHEATATDRIDDLVESIIEAAALE, from the coding sequence GTGAGCCGTAACGAACAGCGACCGACCGAACAGGCCCCGTCCGAATCCCAGTCCGAGTCGCTGGTCGAGTCGGTGTTTCCGAACCTCGACCGGATAAGCGCGAGCGTCTACGCCGCCGATTTGCGGACCGGCGAGCCGATCGTGGCGGCGAACCCGAACATCCCACTGTTGCCGGCCTCGAACACGAAACTCGTCACGGCAGCACGGGCGTTCGACGAACTCGGGCCGGCTTACCGGTTCGAAACGACGCTGCACGCAGACGGTCCGATACAGGAGGGCCACCTCCTCGGTGACCTCGTCTTGACGGGATACGGCGCGGCGGATCTCTCGCAGGGAGATCTGCTGGCACTCGCCGAGGACATCGCAGATGCTGGCATCGACACCGTCGCCGGCGAACTCGTCATCGATGCCTCCGCGTTCGACCGCCAGTCGCTCGGACCCGGCTGGACCTGGGACGACGGCCAGTTCGAGTACGGCGCGAAGAGTACGCCACTCGCGCTCGAACGGAACACGGTCGATATCACCGTCAGCCACCGCAACGGCTCGGTGACCGTCGACGCCTCGCCGACCTCAGAGATCGTCCGGATCGAATCGGATGTCACGACGGGACCGACCGAACAGCTCGAGGTGTACAAGAAACGCGCCTCCGAGGTCATCCGCGTCGAGGGGCAGATCCCACCCGGCGAGACGACCGTCGAGGCGAGCCCCGTCGACGATCCGATGATGCACGCCGGCTCGCTGCTCCGGCAAGCACTCGAGTCCACCGGCGTCACAATCGACGGCTGGACCCGGATCGAACACGACCCGGTCGACACCGATGGCCCACCCTGTGCGGCCGTCGAGTCCTCGCCGCTTTCCGCACAGGTTCGCACTATGCTCGTCACCTCGGACAACTTCGTCGCCGAGCAACTCGCGCGAACGGTCGCGCTCGAACTCGACGGTGAGGGCTCCTGGAACGCCTGGGAAACCCACGTCAATGACTTTCTGGAGGCCCGCGGTGCTGACGCCGCCCATCTCCGAGACGGCTCTGGCCTCTCGCGATATAATCTCCTGTCGGCCTCGGGTATCGCCGCCGTACTCGAGTGGAGCCTCGACCAGCCCTGGGGCGATCGGTACCGCCGGTCGCTCCCGCTGGCTGGCGTCGAGGGCACTGTCAGCAACCGACTCGAGGATGCGCCGCTCCCAGTCAGAGCGAAGACCGGCACGCTCACGGGGGTTCGAACGCTCTCGGGCTACGTCGAGAATCGGGAGAACGAGCCCGAGATTGTCTTCTCGTGTCTCCTCTCGAATCTCACGGGCGAGCACGAGGCGACCGCAACAGATCGTATCGACGACCTGGTCGAGTCGATTATCGAGGCGGCTGCACTCGAGTGA
- a CDS encoding helix-turn-helix domain-containing protein: MKKRLDLQLWHEGCWMLSLTRTYPDTTLVVTDICSDGTDILATVVVSGDGDLDLDAIADEAAAAPAVRSTDRLDGGIQSLRIHTRYKMESSIYDAIINSSLTPIGDIRIQDNAEYWTLLVDGGAISSAISTLETDADVDILRVTDYEPNASANHTVIDEIRDDLSARQTEYLLSALEEGYYGWPRDIAAKDLAEKHGVSGPTALEHLRKGESVVLERILEEVRDRERSETAQLRSS, encoded by the coding sequence ATGAAAAAGCGACTCGACCTCCAACTGTGGCATGAAGGGTGCTGGATGCTGTCGTTGACGCGAACGTATCCGGATACGACGCTCGTCGTGACCGACATCTGCTCCGATGGAACCGACATTCTGGCAACAGTCGTCGTCAGTGGCGACGGCGACCTCGATCTCGACGCAATCGCGGACGAGGCAGCAGCCGCCCCTGCCGTCCGCTCGACCGACCGCCTCGACGGCGGGATCCAATCGCTTCGGATCCACACCAGATACAAGATGGAGTCGTCGATTTACGATGCGATCATCAACTCGTCGTTGACACCGATCGGCGATATCCGCATCCAGGACAACGCAGAGTACTGGACCCTGCTCGTCGACGGCGGTGCGATCAGCTCCGCAATTTCGACGCTCGAGACGGACGCAGATGTCGATATCCTTCGCGTGACTGACTACGAGCCGAACGCCTCGGCCAACCACACCGTCATCGACGAGATTAGAGACGACCTCTCCGCCCGGCAGACGGAGTATCTCCTCTCTGCACTCGAGGAGGGTTACTACGGCTGGCCGCGAGACATCGCCGCGAAGGATCTCGCCGAAAAGCACGGTGTCTCCGGACCGACTGCACTCGAACATCTTCGAAAGGGCGAGTCGGTCGTTCTCGAGCGCATTCTCGAAGAGGTTAGGGATCGCGAACGGAGCGAGACGGCGCAGTTACGCTCGTCGTAA
- the lysA gene encoding diaminopimelate decarboxylase: MDLTHRRERLLEHEAALCAPHDSPVYVFYEDDIRDNYRTLRSALDEHYPDSTIHFAVKANYNPAILSILRDEGCHAEVYARGELAAAQTAGYDADDLLLTGMNRRPEDIERALETGVGHFLVDNATELERLVAAARKTDVRPRVLIRCNPSMEVPTHPEVATATLETKFGLDIDSGRAMAVTEKAVAAEEIDLAGIQLHIGSQIQSAEPYGVAARDMCAFAVDIRDELGVEIDVLDLGGGLPVPYDDDVPAPETIIETIATNVKDSLSATDMSLPTLFLEPGRRLVGNAGTLLARVGVVKETPYATFAVLDAGTNTVSSYWPYPIYALSEAEPTESYHLAGPLCYSGDVLAEDVSLPPLERGDTIAIDRIGAYSLGSASHTNAQPKPPIVLLRSNGDVETIRQPESVEEIIGNAQQPEDLALDDVTTEAD; encoded by the coding sequence ATGGATCTCACCCACCGGCGAGAACGCTTGCTCGAACACGAAGCGGCGCTGTGTGCACCGCACGACAGCCCGGTATACGTCTTCTACGAGGACGACATCCGGGACAACTACCGAACGCTTCGAAGCGCGCTTGACGAGCACTACCCCGACTCGACCATCCACTTTGCCGTCAAGGCTAACTACAATCCCGCTATCCTCTCGATTCTCCGCGACGAGGGCTGTCACGCCGAAGTGTACGCCCGCGGTGAACTCGCGGCGGCACAGACGGCCGGCTACGATGCCGACGACCTGCTGTTGACCGGGATGAACCGCCGTCCCGAGGACATCGAGCGCGCCCTCGAAACCGGCGTTGGACACTTCCTCGTCGATAACGCAACCGAACTCGAACGGCTCGTGGCGGCCGCGCGAAAAACCGACGTTCGCCCGCGCGTGCTAATTCGCTGTAACCCGTCGATGGAGGTCCCCACCCACCCCGAGGTCGCGACGGCGACACTCGAGACGAAGTTCGGGCTGGACATCGATTCGGGTCGCGCGATGGCAGTCACCGAAAAGGCGGTGGCCGCCGAGGAAATCGACCTTGCGGGCATTCAACTCCACATCGGCAGCCAAATACAAAGTGCCGAGCCATACGGCGTCGCAGCGCGAGATATGTGCGCGTTCGCCGTCGATATTCGCGACGAACTCGGCGTCGAGATCGATGTGCTTGATCTTGGCGGCGGGCTCCCGGTACCGTACGACGACGATGTGCCTGCTCCCGAAACGATCATCGAGACAATCGCGACGAACGTCAAAGACTCGCTCTCTGCGACAGACATGTCGCTCCCAACGCTCTTTCTCGAACCGGGCCGGCGACTCGTCGGCAACGCCGGGACGCTGCTCGCCCGTGTCGGCGTCGTCAAGGAGACGCCGTACGCGACGTTCGCCGTGCTCGACGCCGGGACGAACACAGTGTCGTCGTACTGGCCGTACCCGATTTACGCACTTTCGGAGGCAGAGCCAACCGAATCCTATCACCTCGCCGGACCACTTTGCTACTCGGGTGACGTGCTTGCCGAGGACGTCTCGCTGCCGCCACTCGAGCGCGGCGATACCATCGCGATCGACCGCATCGGCGCGTATTCGCTCGGCAGCGCATCGCACACGAACGCTCAGCCGAAGCCGCCGATCGTTCTCCTGCGCTCGAACGGTGATGTCGAGACGATCCGTCAGCCAGAATCGGTCGAGGAAATCATCGGCAACGCACAGCAGCCCGAGGACCTGGCGCTCGACGACGTAACGACGGAGGCTGACTGA
- a CDS encoding C40 family peptidase encodes MSTDAALETAASLAVQQATTQYAPDERAAVAAVDAVVSDDTVVLEGAVSTERVRTGVRNAVQEAVSAQSDDGSDAAANATTDATTDATTVRDELTVLESLAVPRTTRRRVVSVRGDPEEDAEQVTKALYGEALTAYDGRDGWCRVRTADGYLGWVDEEALCELDVTDEWEPDAAVATAPADAFEDEDRDPDSTVGLDTVPAGVECRIESDGTDAESSGTGSETATQAELVVSFRTGATARLHADAIRETAGLGTGDEVVSIARQFLETPYEWGGMTSDGIDCSGLVRIAYAAIGVLVPRDADQQSTLGKAVDRDELEPGDLLFFPGHVAISLGGDDYIHAYGSDDAVTINSLDPDDEQYVESLDESMTATKRLLPTDADSMEVDR; translated from the coding sequence ATGAGCACGGACGCCGCACTCGAGACGGCTGCGTCGCTCGCTGTCCAGCAGGCAACGACGCAGTACGCTCCTGACGAGCGGGCTGCCGTCGCCGCTGTCGATGCAGTCGTCTCCGACGATACCGTCGTTCTCGAAGGGGCGGTAAGCACCGAGCGGGTTCGAACCGGTGTTCGCAATGCTGTGCAGGAGGCCGTTTCCGCGCAGTCTGACGATGGCTCGGACGCCGCCGCTAACGCCACCACAGACGCCACCACAGACGCCACCACAGTTCGCGACGAGCTGACCGTACTCGAGTCTCTGGCTGTGCCACGCACCACTCGTCGTCGCGTGGTCTCCGTCAGGGGCGACCCTGAGGAGGACGCTGAGCAGGTCACGAAGGCACTGTACGGAGAAGCCCTGACGGCCTACGATGGCCGCGACGGCTGGTGTCGCGTTCGGACCGCCGACGGCTACCTCGGCTGGGTCGACGAGGAGGCGCTCTGCGAACTCGACGTCACCGACGAGTGGGAACCAGATGCTGCTGTCGCAACTGCGCCGGCTGACGCGTTCGAGGACGAAGACCGTGATCCTGACAGCACCGTCGGTCTCGACACCGTTCCCGCGGGTGTCGAGTGCCGAATCGAGTCGGACGGAACCGACGCCGAGTCCAGCGGGACCGGCTCCGAGACGGCCACCCAAGCCGAACTCGTCGTTTCCTTCCGAACCGGTGCCACAGCGCGACTCCACGCCGACGCCATCCGCGAGACGGCCGGACTTGGAACCGGCGACGAGGTCGTCTCCATCGCGAGACAGTTCCTCGAGACGCCCTACGAGTGGGGCGGGATGACCAGCGACGGGATCGACTGCTCTGGCCTCGTTCGCATCGCCTATGCGGCTATTGGCGTGCTCGTTCCGCGCGACGCAGACCAGCAGTCCACGCTCGGAAAGGCCGTCGACCGCGACGAACTCGAACCCGGGGATCTGCTCTTTTTCCCCGGCCACGTCGCGATCAGCCTCGGCGGCGACGACTACATCCACGCCTACGGCAGCGACGATGCGGTGACGATCAACAGCCTCGACCCCGACGACGAGCAGTATGTCGAATCGCTCGACGAGTCGATGACGGCCACGAAGCGACTCCTGCCGACCGACGCTGACTCGATGGAGGTTGACCGATGA
- a CDS encoding dipeptide epimerase, whose amino-acid sequence MIVDRVDVYRVEFPLIDSFEISLGTKHRATNVLVELETDSGVVGWGEGAPLAPITGETIDSAIAGATAGAAVLEGRDLRDRRELALELDAALPGAVSSRFALETALYDAYCRERGIALAECFGGKPEPVRTDITVAIVDPETAAAETEAAKEQGFDEFKVKVGSDVESDLERVAAVRRAAPDAGLKVDANQGWTPKEAIRFADRAADRGLDVGLLEQPVHRDDVTGLKRVTEAVRTPVAADETVFTPADAHRVVSEGAADVINIKAGKSGLTDGAAIAEIARGANLDVMVGCMLESALGLHASAHLVAGLGDFSYVDLDGNHSFERGLADLPSGPTHELTGPGHGIVPEPDAVPESPVER is encoded by the coding sequence ATGATCGTCGACCGCGTCGACGTCTATCGAGTCGAGTTCCCCCTGATCGACTCGTTCGAAATCTCGCTCGGGACGAAACACCGCGCGACGAACGTGCTCGTCGAACTCGAGACCGACTCCGGCGTCGTCGGCTGGGGCGAAGGCGCACCGCTCGCGCCCATCACGGGCGAGACGATCGACAGCGCCATCGCTGGGGCGACCGCTGGCGCGGCGGTACTCGAGGGACGCGACCTTCGCGACCGGCGCGAACTCGCACTGGAACTCGACGCGGCGCTTCCCGGGGCGGTCTCCTCGCGCTTTGCACTCGAGACGGCGCTGTACGACGCCTATTGTCGCGAGCGAGGGATTGCGCTGGCGGAGTGCTTCGGCGGGAAGCCGGAGCCGGTTCGGACCGATATCACGGTCGCGATTGTCGATCCGGAAACCGCGGCGGCAGAGACAGAGGCTGCCAAAGAGCAGGGATTCGACGAGTTCAAGGTCAAAGTCGGCAGCGATGTGGAGTCTGACCTAGAGCGCGTTGCGGCCGTCCGACGTGCGGCCCCCGATGCGGGGCTCAAGGTCGACGCGAATCAGGGCTGGACACCGAAGGAGGCGATTCGGTTTGCCGACCGGGCTGCCGACCGCGGGCTCGATGTCGGCCTGCTCGAACAGCCCGTTCACCGAGACGACGTTACTGGCCTCAAGCGCGTTACTGAGGCCGTTCGAACGCCGGTCGCGGCCGACGAGACGGTCTTCACACCTGCGGATGCACACCGGGTCGTTTCGGAGGGTGCCGCCGACGTGATCAACATCAAGGCGGGCAAGTCGGGGCTGACCGACGGTGCTGCCATCGCCGAAATCGCACGCGGCGCGAATCTCGACGTGATGGTCGGCTGTATGCTAGAGAGCGCGCTCGGCCTCCACGCCAGCGCCCACTTGGTCGCCGGACTGGGTGACTTCTCGTACGTCGACCTCGACGGCAACCACTCGTTCGAGCGCGGGCTCGCGGACCTCCCATCCGGACCGACGCACGAACTCACCGGACCCGGCCACGGAATCGTTCCCGAGCCGGATGCTGTGCCCGAGTCGCCCGTCGAGCGATGA
- a CDS encoding serine hydrolase domain-containing protein, translating to MTFASGGTGPASSDTAIATERVQSLLEEGLEREYYTAAVAVAGGVDELPVTVAVGQPSPTDERTVGLETPFDCASLTKPIVTTTVLFRLLERGEVTLTDELGDHLPALERHRRGEIPLWRLLTHTSGLQPYAFSPEWDSVDDVLAGLADQNLFDRRLGDGFVYSCLNYVYLAAALRQVAGTDLATLADEHVFGPAGMRDSSLGPYETGDSESELESTVVATYDHEYGRGECRNEIHDPIGNVMGGESGNAGLFATAHDVAQFAQTLLSDSDSDSASAAPPRLVSPATIDCLPVRRSGTETASQGYGWRVGTDHIPAPQWSERTIGHTGFTGTSLWVDIDRGRFACLLTNAVYEQVQLYRFRQRYHAIVAASLFG from the coding sequence ATGACGTTTGCCAGCGGTGGCACTGGGCCTGCTTCCTCGGACACCGCTATCGCCACCGAGCGAGTCCAGTCGCTACTCGAGGAGGGCCTGGAGCGCGAGTACTACACGGCGGCAGTTGCCGTCGCCGGTGGCGTCGACGAACTACCGGTTACGGTCGCCGTCGGACAGCCGTCGCCAACCGACGAGCGCACGGTTGGCCTCGAGACGCCGTTCGACTGCGCCTCGCTCACGAAGCCAATCGTCACCACGACGGTACTGTTTCGACTCCTCGAACGGGGGGAGGTGACCCTGACCGACGAACTCGGCGACCACCTGCCTGCACTCGAGCGCCACCGGCGCGGCGAAATTCCGCTGTGGCGGCTCCTGACGCACACGTCCGGCCTACAGCCGTACGCCTTCTCGCCCGAGTGGGACAGTGTCGACGACGTACTGGCGGGGCTCGCCGACCAGAACCTGTTCGATCGCCGACTCGGTGACGGCTTCGTCTACAGCTGTCTGAACTACGTCTACCTCGCGGCCGCTCTTCGCCAGGTGGCCGGAACCGACCTCGCGACGCTCGCCGACGAGCACGTGTTCGGCCCCGCCGGCATGCGTGATTCGTCCCTCGGTCCGTACGAGACAGGCGATTCGGAGTCTGAACTCGAGTCAACCGTCGTTGCGACGTACGATCACGAGTACGGCCGCGGCGAGTGTCGCAACGAGATCCACGACCCGATTGGGAACGTGATGGGCGGCGAGAGCGGCAACGCCGGGCTGTTTGCGACGGCTCATGACGTTGCACAGTTCGCGCAGACACTGCTCAGCGATTCAGATTCTGATTCGGCGTCGGCAGCGCCGCCTCGGCTCGTCTCGCCTGCGACCATCGACTGTCTCCCGGTTCGGCGGAGTGGAACGGAGACCGCATCGCAGGGCTACGGCTGGCGCGTCGGGACGGACCACATTCCGGCGCCCCAGTGGTCCGAGCGAACGATCGGTCACACCGGCTTTACGGGCACCTCGCTGTGGGTCGACATCGACCGTGGACGTTTCGCCTGCCTCCTCACGAACGCCGTCTACGAGCAGGTGCAACTGTACCGGTTCCGACAGCGCTACCACGCGATCGTTGCTGCGTCGCTGTTTGGCTGA
- a CDS encoding N-acyl-D-amino-acid deacylase family protein, protein MTDFDTVLRNGRLVDGTGSPWFDGDIAIRDGRIAAIGTVSGTGATELDAEGHVVAPGFIDIHTHSDYTLPANRAAHSKVRQGVTLEIVGNCGTSAAPRHGLAAEDVDEGFAYRGVGDVVDTSQWETMGEYLNHLDDPEAGGVSLNVGSLVGHENVRIPVLGYEDREPTADELEEMKALLDEALSDGAVGLSTGLIYTPGAFAETEELVELASVVAEHDKLYATHMRSEGDDIFAALEEAIEIGDRAGVPVQVSHHKAVGRDNWGKVRYTLRRMERAREDGVEIQCEQYPYTASSTSLVARLPTWAREGGTEATLERLTDTETQAEIREALESNTDSWDDILITNVRTPELEHVQGKTVGELAERADESRTPAQIVVDLLIEDRCRPRHIHFSMSEQDVEEVMAHDLTMIGSDGNSLRPAGPLGDGVPHPRSYGTFPRVLGHYVREESVISLETAVYKMTGQPAARLGLEDRGVLKRGMWADITVFDPDTVSQGGSFVDPAVYPDGIPHVLVNGEFVVRDGEHTDARPGVALR, encoded by the coding sequence ATGACAGATTTTGACACAGTCCTCCGGAACGGCCGACTCGTCGATGGTACTGGTTCTCCGTGGTTCGACGGCGATATCGCCATTCGGGACGGCCGAATCGCTGCAATTGGCACTGTTTCTGGCACCGGGGCTACCGAACTCGACGCAGAGGGACACGTCGTTGCACCAGGCTTTATCGACATCCACACGCACTCCGATTACACGCTCCCCGCGAACCGAGCGGCCCACAGCAAGGTCCGTCAGGGCGTCACTCTCGAGATTGTCGGCAACTGCGGGACGAGCGCCGCGCCGCGACACGGACTCGCTGCGGAGGACGTCGACGAAGGATTTGCCTACCGCGGCGTCGGCGACGTCGTCGACACGAGCCAGTGGGAAACGATGGGCGAGTACCTCAACCACCTCGACGACCCCGAGGCCGGCGGCGTCTCGCTCAACGTCGGCTCGCTCGTCGGCCACGAAAACGTCCGAATTCCCGTGCTCGGCTACGAGGACCGCGAGCCGACCGCCGACGAACTCGAGGAGATGAAAGCGCTCCTCGACGAGGCGCTCTCGGACGGCGCTGTCGGTCTCTCGACGGGCCTCATCTACACCCCCGGCGCGTTCGCCGAGACCGAGGAACTCGTCGAACTGGCCTCTGTCGTCGCCGAGCACGACAAACTGTACGCCACCCACATGCGAAGCGAGGGCGACGATATTTTCGCGGCACTCGAGGAGGCCATCGAGATCGGCGACCGTGCTGGCGTTCCGGTACAGGTTTCCCACCACAAGGCCGTCGGCCGGGACAACTGGGGCAAGGTCCGATACACCCTCCGCCGGATGGAACGCGCCCGCGAGGACGGCGTCGAAATCCAGTGCGAGCAGTACCCCTACACCGCCTCTTCGACCAGTCTGGTCGCCCGGCTGCCGACCTGGGCTCGCGAGGGCGGGACCGAGGCGACGCTCGAACGGTTGACCGACACAGAGACGCAGGCCGAGATTCGGGAGGCACTCGAGTCGAACACCGATTCCTGGGACGATATTCTCATCACGAACGTCCGGACACCCGAACTCGAACACGTCCAGGGGAAGACCGTCGGCGAACTCGCGGAGCGGGCGGACGAATCTCGGACGCCTGCCCAGATTGTCGTCGACCTGCTGATCGAGGACCGCTGTCGGCCCCGACACATCCACTTCAGCATGAGCGAGCAGGATGTCGAGGAGGTTATGGCCCACGACCTCACGATGATCGGCAGCGACGGCAACTCGCTGCGCCCGGCGGGGCCGCTCGGCGACGGCGTTCCGCACCCGCGAAGTTACGGCACGTTCCCGCGGGTGCTCGGCCACTACGTTCGCGAGGAGTCAGTTATCTCACTCGAGACGGCCGTCTACAAGATGACCGGCCAGCCCGCAGCCAGACTCGGACTCGAGGACCGCGGCGTGCTGAAACGAGGTATGTGGGCGGATATTACGGTGTTCGACCCCGATACGGTGAGCCAGGGTGGGTCGTTCGTCGATCCGGCCGTCTATCCAGACGGCATTCCGCACGTGCTCGTCAACGGTGAGTTCGTCGTGCGGGATGGCGAGCATACGGATGCGCGTCCCGGTGTCGCGCTTCGGTGA
- a CDS encoding S9 family peptidase, which yields MTRDVGRYLNARGTRGATVAPDGRLAFRADTTGTMQVWTLGEPGGWPTQQTFYDERVSFVDWSPSGDVIAFGKDTGADEHDQLYRLSPDDRTIVQLTDRPDAIHQWGAWSPDGDRVAFTANRRTTADFDVYVMAVDTGEGGTDHEGGADGSEPTRVCEGDGRISVVGWSPSGDRLLLRNAHASSDIDLSVVEVDSGERRHVTPHEDPARYSHPTFGPDGEAIYCVSDTFGDTTELIRIDLATLEAEPVTVDDQESDDWSVDEFGLDAATGRLAYARNVDGYSELFVGQLRTPTEADTVSVGVPDGVVSGLTIGPAGNRAAMTVSSTNLNYSIYTVELDTIDDTATPESERWTIPSSGGIPLEQYHEPDLIRYETFDDREIPAFFTLPDDYEEGETPVIVDIHGGPHSQRRPSWRNRPIRQYFLDAGYALFEPNVRGSSGYGSEYAALDDVEKRMDSVRDIAEGVEWLRDRPEIDADSIVCYGRSYGGFMVLACITEYPDIWAAAVDFVGISNWVTFLENTGDYRRPHREAEYGSLDADREFLESISPIHTVDQIACPLFVQHGANDPRVPVDEARQIADAVEEQGVPVETCIFEDEGHHTTKLENRIEQFERIDAFLDEHV from the coding sequence ATGACACGTGATGTCGGGCGCTACTTGAACGCTCGCGGAACAAGAGGAGCGACGGTCGCACCGGACGGTCGCCTGGCGTTTCGCGCGGACACGACGGGAACGATGCAGGTCTGGACACTCGGCGAGCCGGGCGGTTGGCCGACCCAGCAGACGTTCTACGACGAGCGCGTTTCGTTCGTCGACTGGTCACCGAGCGGCGACGTGATCGCGTTCGGTAAGGACACCGGCGCCGACGAGCACGATCAGTTGTACCGACTCAGTCCCGACGACCGGACGATCGTCCAACTGACGGACAGACCAGATGCGATCCACCAGTGGGGCGCCTGGAGCCCCGATGGAGACCGAGTCGCGTTCACCGCCAACCGTCGTACCACCGCTGATTTCGACGTGTACGTAATGGCTGTCGATACCGGCGAGGGCGGGACCGATCACGAGGGTGGAGCCGACGGGAGCGAACCGACACGCGTCTGTGAGGGCGACGGTCGCATCAGCGTCGTCGGCTGGAGTCCGTCCGGTGACCGACTCCTTCTCAGAAACGCCCACGCCAGTTCGGACATCGACCTCTCCGTCGTCGAGGTCGACAGTGGCGAACGTCGACACGTCACCCCACACGAGGACCCTGCTCGATACAGCCACCCCACCTTCGGACCGGACGGCGAAGCAATCTACTGTGTGAGCGATACCTTCGGCGACACGACGGAACTGATCCGCATCGACCTTGCAACGCTCGAGGCGGAACCAGTCACCGTCGACGATCAGGAATCTGATGACTGGAGTGTCGACGAGTTCGGCCTCGACGCTGCGACCGGTCGGCTCGCATACGCGCGAAACGTCGACGGCTACTCCGAGCTCTTCGTCGGTCAGCTTCGGACACCGACCGAGGCAGACACCGTCTCAGTCGGGGTCCCAGACGGTGTCGTCTCTGGGCTGACGATCGGCCCTGCAGGAAACCGAGCGGCAATGACCGTCTCGTCGACCAACCTGAACTACTCGATCTACACCGTCGAACTGGACACGATCGATGACACTGCTACACCGGAGTCGGAACGCTGGACGATACCCTCCTCCGGTGGTATCCCCCTCGAACAGTACCACGAACCCGATCTGATCCGATACGAGACGTTCGACGACAGGGAGATTCCGGCGTTCTTCACCCTTCCCGACGACTACGAGGAGGGAGAGACGCCAGTGATCGTAGACATTCACGGCGGCCCACACTCTCAGCGGCGTCCCTCGTGGCGGAACCGGCCGATCCGCCAGTACTTCCTCGATGCAGGATACGCCCTTTTCGAACCGAACGTCCGTGGCTCCTCGGGCTACGGGAGCGAGTACGCCGCGCTCGACGACGTCGAGAAACGGATGGATTCCGTTCGAGATATTGCGGAAGGCGTCGAGTGGCTCCGCGACCGGCCGGAGATCGACGCCGACTCGATCGTCTGCTACGGCCGCTCTTACGGCGGCTTCATGGTGCTTGCGTGTATCACCGAGTATCCCGACATCTGGGCGGCCGCCGTCGATTTCGTCGGTATCTCGAACTGGGTGACGTTCCTCGAGAACACCGGAGACTACCGCCGACCCCACCGCGAGGCAGAGTACGGCTCACTCGATGCTGATCGCGAGTTCCTCGAGTCGATCAGTCCAATCCACACGGTCGATCAGATTGCGTGCCCGCTGTTCGTCCAGCATGGCGCGAACGATCCGCGCGTGCCGGTCGATGAGGCACGCCAGATCGCTGACGCCGTCGAAGAGCAGGGCGTTCCGGTCGAAACGTGTATCTTCGAGGACGAAGGTCACCACACGACCAAGCTCGAGAACCGTATCGAACAGTTCGAGCGAATCGATGCGTTCCTCGATGAACACGTGTAA